The Lampris incognitus isolate fLamInc1 chromosome 17, fLamInc1.hap2, whole genome shotgun sequence genome contains a region encoding:
- the si:ch73-127m5.2 gene encoding uncharacterized protein si:ch73-127m5.2, with amino-acid sequence MGIFQLSPEQSNSLGQGHGGLQTLPENTIVLPQGQVQVPLGPSEGILLHTQPQVQSQMQPHVQPQMQTPALVPAGDASQSKDPPPVLNLDQVTHLAFAEVSSLLDPNMKGSKARKYLISYDEIKRRLQAPEKMSLRSLAAYTRVSRGPASKKTLFESLNVLGLTPSTTTSVSSSFSKLTEGDTKALCADMKDFAHDYVNYGNMAKQLIPETNTVQHWSKIIETKNHLEDMRKCFKDPVNSGAFDNVTHGLGLGVLDVALDMITTVIDRQIRILSGAAATDPADSGPIRRIRRRNRKSRPTDGQGKVLSKAKGRGRGKKKIWPDTGAASHVENQTEPSKPEDVESSVLTLVSVGYETISSGLNTSDTC; translated from the exons GCCATGGAGGGCTGCAAACCCTACCTGAAAACACAATAGTACTCCCTCAGGGACAAGTACAGGTTCCATTAGGCCCGAGTGAGGGGATACTGCTCCACACACAGCCTCAGGTTCAGAGTCAAATGCAGCCTCATGTTCAGCCCCAGATGCAGACCCCTGCCCTAGTACCAGCTGGAGATGCCTCTCAGAGTAAGGACCCACCACCAGTGCTAAATCTTGACCAGGTGACCCATTTGGCTTTCGCAGAGGTGTCGTCACTCCTGGACCCTAACATGAAGGGATCCAAGGCTC GTAAGTATCTGATCTCGTATGATGAGATTAAACGCCGCCTGCAGGCCCCAGAAAAGATGTCCTTGCGCTCACTAGCAGCCTATACTCGTGTCAGCAGAGGTCCAGCCAGCAAGAAAACACTTTTTGAGTCACTCAATGTGCTGGGCCTCACACCGAGCACCACTACCTCAGTATCATCATCCTTCTCCAAACTCACAGAAG GAGACACCAAGGCCTTGTGTGCTGACATGAAGGATTTTGCCCATGACTATGTTAACTACGGCAACATGGCTAAACAGCTCATCCCTGAGACAAACACAGTTCAGCACTGGTCCAAGATCATCGAAACTAA gaaccACCTAGAGGATATGAGGAAGTGTTTCAAAGACCCAGTCAACAGCGGTGCGTTTGACAATGTCACTCATGGCCTAGGCCTGGGAGTGTTGGATGTTGCTCTGGATATGATCACCACAGTGATCGACCGGCAGATCCGCATCCTCTCTGGTGCTGCGGCCACCGATCCGGCTGACTCTGGACCGATACGACGCATCCGCCGGCGCAACCGCAAGTCCCGCCCTACTGATG GACAAGGGAAGGTCCTGTCAAAGGCCAAGGGCCGGGGCAGAGGCAAGAAAAAGATATGGCCTGATACTGGAGCTGCTAGTCATGTGGAAAACCAAACAGAGCCATCCAAGCCGGAGGATGTGGAGAGCAGCGTCCTGACCCTTGTCTCTGTCGGGTATGAGACCATCTCCAGTGGCCTCAACACATCTGACACTTGCTGA